A DNA window from Anaerocolumna sp. AGMB13020 contains the following coding sequences:
- a CDS encoding carbohydrate ABC transporter permease, producing MKKRSKIARKEYGNKQAYVFLGPYLILFIIFIVVPIAIAIGLSFTNFNTLEKPNFVGFMNYITLLTKDEIFMQYVLPNTVTYALIVGPGGYALSFLLAWALAQLSPAPRTILALILYSPSITAGVAMTSLWKILFSGDQTGYINAWLINAGILTEPIRWLTDVRFLLPIIILIGLWSSMGVGFLAILAGILNSDESLYEAAAIDGVKNRFQEMIYITIPTMKPQMLFAAVMTIVGAFQNGAIGVQLAGANPTPGYAGQLIVNHIEDYGFIRYEMGYAAAVSVVLLGIVYLFSTVSKRLFQSE from the coding sequence ATGAAAAAAAGAAGTAAAATTGCCAGAAAAGAATATGGTAACAAGCAGGCCTATGTATTTTTAGGACCATACCTGATACTGTTTATAATATTTATCGTCGTTCCCATCGCCATCGCCATTGGATTATCCTTTACCAATTTTAATACACTGGAAAAACCGAATTTCGTCGGTTTCATGAATTACATAACCCTTTTGACCAAAGATGAGATCTTTATGCAATATGTACTGCCTAATACGGTGACCTATGCCTTGATCGTGGGTCCAGGAGGATATGCTCTGTCCTTTTTACTGGCCTGGGCATTGGCACAGCTTTCACCGGCACCAAGAACCATACTGGCATTGATTTTATATTCTCCTTCTATAACCGCCGGTGTTGCCATGACCTCTCTTTGGAAAATATTATTCAGCGGGGATCAGACAGGTTACATTAATGCCTGGCTGATCAATGCCGGTATACTTACAGAACCTATTCGCTGGCTGACGGATGTCCGTTTCCTGCTGCCGATAATTATCCTTATCGGTTTATGGAGCAGTATGGGAGTTGGTTTCCTGGCCATTCTGGCAGGTATCTTAAATTCAGACGAAAGCTTGTATGAAGCAGCTGCAATTGACGGAGTTAAGAATCGTTTTCAGGAAATGATATATATAACAATTCCTACCATGAAACCTCAGATGCTCTTTGCAGCGGTTATGACTATTGTAGGAGCTTTTCAAAACGGTGCAATCGGAGTGCAGCTGGCAGGAGCCAATCCAACGCCTGGATATGCAGGACAGCTCATTGTAAACCACATCGAGGATTATGGCTTCATCCGTTATGAAATGGGATATGCTGCGGCTGTATCCGTAGTGCTGTTAGGAATCGTTTATCTATTCTCCACAGTTTCCAAACGGTTATTTCAGTCAGAATAG
- a CDS encoding carbohydrate ABC transporter permease, which produces MARYKGSRINPKKFERGQIKIILMVLPLALFMLFPIIFIFCHAFKPMDELFAYPPRFFVSRPSLDNFENLFRTARTSGIPLSRYVFNTVLVTVLVVLGSVVLSTMAGFALSKLRFKGKFAIMELNNAALMFVPIAVMIPRYLTINTLGITNTYLAHILPLISMPVCLFLIKQFIDQVPDALIEAAYIDGASDFRVYRKIILPLIRPAIATGALLAFQQVWGDLQSSTYYISNDGLRTLAFYMSTLTSATSSNTIAGQGMAAAASLIMFIPNLILFIILQRNVMNTMAHSGIK; this is translated from the coding sequence ATGGCCAGATACAAAGGCAGTAGGATAAATCCGAAGAAATTTGAAAGAGGACAGATCAAGATCATACTTATGGTTTTACCCCTTGCTCTGTTTATGTTATTTCCTATTATATTTATTTTTTGTCACGCCTTCAAACCCATGGATGAATTATTTGCTTACCCTCCCAGATTTTTTGTATCAAGACCCAGTCTTGATAATTTTGAGAATCTGTTTCGTACAGCCAGGACATCGGGTATACCCTTAAGCAGATATGTATTTAATACTGTTTTGGTTACCGTGCTTGTAGTGCTGGGGTCAGTGGTTCTATCCACCATGGCGGGTTTTGCCTTATCAAAACTCCGCTTTAAGGGGAAATTTGCAATTATGGAACTTAACAATGCTGCACTGATGTTCGTACCCATTGCAGTAATGATTCCAAGATACCTAACCATTAATACACTCGGTATTACGAATACCTATCTGGCACATATCCTGCCGCTGATCTCCATGCCGGTATGTCTGTTCCTAATCAAACAGTTTATTGACCAGGTTCCGGATGCGTTAATTGAAGCTGCCTATATCGATGGAGCCAGTGATTTCAGGGTATATAGAAAAATTATTCTTCCCCTGATCAGGCCTGCGATTGCTACAGGAGCTCTTTTGGCTTTCCAGCAGGTATGGGGAGATCTCCAGAGTTCAACTTACTATATCAGTAATGACGGACTGCGGACTCTGGCCTTTTATATGAGTACCTTGACCAGTGCCACGAGCAGTAATACCATTGCAGGTCAGGGTATGGCAGCAGCAGCCTCACTGATTATGTTTATTCCGAATCTTATTCTGTTTATCATACTGCAGCGTAACGTAATGAACACAATGGCACATTCGGGTATTAAATAG
- a CDS encoding YIP1 family protein encodes MCNKLLQRGLKQRLLLLSLCLITCMLLTGITVFAETPYKTFTQDGYGRIVETQTAYVPFSSITKIGDLSFKGAMDMKILGDEIYIADTEGKRVLVSDLEGNFLRVYGEGTLKNPTGIFVTADKTLYVADKEAGKVIIFNNAGEVVKEYTKPEHPLYGEEMAFKPQKIAVDSKGIMYIICEGNTNGIVQISPTEGGTFLGYFGTNMTSTSLLDIFRRIVLTDEQLAKLPKNLPPTPNNLMIDKKGMVYTTTQGVGTYSLKKLNVAGKNLLEPDSYDLLPTAVTVGNYENIYMLSEDGYVYEYNKNGSTLFIFGGKDSGRLRIGLFQKAAAIGVDKNNRLYVLDQEKNEIQVFETTEFTDLVHEALYLYQNGEYTKSKEPLNRILDMNSLFDYANMAMGQAYLQEENYTLALKYFRMAKDFQGYSDAFWEVRNVWLNKNLIPGVGILLGLFFLRKGVKYLQKKRKTFSSVITLKDKLFHKPLISRLNYTMYFMKHPIDGCYGVRREAKASYASANILLAVFMVVYLVNKYATGFILKTVMDGRYDIFTDVLYLLGIFLLMTACTYLISTINDGEGTFKQLYTAFVYALGPYMIIKPLVIVISNIITYNEVFLVRFSNFCMYTWVVILLFLAVKEINNYTVKETVKVILLTFFCALIAALLLFILYVLVSQVKDFAQAIYGEVVYRLE; translated from the coding sequence ATGTGTAATAAATTGCTGCAAAGAGGTCTGAAACAAAGATTATTACTTCTTTCCCTGTGCCTGATTACTTGCATGTTGCTGACCGGGATAACGGTGTTTGCAGAAACACCTTATAAGACCTTTACCCAGGACGGCTACGGCAGAATCGTGGAAACCCAGACTGCTTATGTGCCCTTTTCATCCATCACAAAAATCGGAGACCTGTCCTTTAAAGGCGCAATGGACATGAAAATCCTGGGGGATGAGATATACATAGCCGATACAGAAGGCAAAAGAGTGCTGGTATCCGACCTGGAGGGTAATTTCCTTCGGGTATACGGAGAAGGTACTTTGAAAAATCCTACGGGTATCTTTGTTACAGCCGATAAGACGTTATATGTGGCTGACAAGGAAGCGGGGAAAGTTATTATTTTTAACAATGCCGGTGAAGTTGTCAAAGAGTATACGAAACCGGAGCATCCGCTCTATGGTGAAGAGATGGCCTTTAAACCGCAGAAGATTGCAGTGGATTCCAAGGGTATCATGTATATCATCTGCGAAGGTAATACCAACGGTATCGTGCAGATAAGCCCCACAGAAGGGGGAACCTTCTTAGGGTACTTTGGTACCAATATGACATCCACCAGTTTACTGGATATTTTTCGCAGAATCGTGCTTACCGATGAACAGTTAGCCAAGCTGCCGAAGAATCTGCCTCCAACTCCAAACAATTTGATGATTGATAAAAAGGGTATGGTATATACCACAACCCAGGGAGTTGGTACGTATTCATTAAAGAAACTGAATGTAGCCGGTAAGAATCTGCTGGAACCGGATAGCTATGATCTCTTGCCTACGGCAGTAACAGTCGGAAATTATGAAAATATCTATATGCTGTCAGAAGACGGTTATGTGTACGAATATAACAAGAACGGCAGTACCCTGTTTATTTTCGGAGGAAAGGATTCGGGACGCCTTCGAATCGGACTATTTCAAAAAGCTGCTGCTATCGGAGTAGATAAAAATAATCGTCTCTACGTACTGGATCAGGAGAAAAACGAGATTCAGGTATTTGAGACCACGGAATTTACGGACCTTGTCCATGAAGCACTGTATCTGTACCAGAATGGTGAATATACCAAAAGCAAGGAGCCGCTTAACCGCATCCTGGATATGAACAGCCTGTTCGATTATGCGAACATGGCAATGGGGCAGGCTTACCTGCAGGAAGAAAACTATACGCTGGCTTTGAAATATTTCAGAATGGCAAAGGACTTTCAGGGATATTCCGATGCATTTTGGGAAGTTAGAAATGTATGGCTGAATAAAAATCTGATTCCCGGTGTTGGAATACTGCTTGGACTCTTTTTTCTGAGGAAGGGAGTTAAGTACCTGCAAAAGAAGCGAAAGACCTTTTCCTCCGTAATTACCCTTAAGGATAAGCTGTTTCATAAGCCTCTTATTAGCAGATTAAACTATACGATGTATTTTATGAAGCATCCAATAGACGGCTGTTACGGCGTAAGAAGAGAAGCAAAAGCTTCCTATGCCAGTGCAAATATTCTGCTGGCAGTGTTTATGGTGGTCTATCTGGTGAATAAATATGCTACCGGTTTTATACTCAAAACGGTGATGGACGGCAGATATGATATATTTACCGATGTGCTGTATCTGCTTGGAATTTTTCTTCTTATGACAGCCTGTACCTATCTGATCAGTACCATAAATGACGGCGAAGGCACCTTCAAACAGTTGTACACGGCATTTGTATATGCACTCGGTCCTTACATGATAATAAAACCACTGGTTATCGTTATCAGTAATATTATTACTTACAATGAGGTATTCCTTGTGAGGTTTTCGAACTTCTGCATGTATACCTGGGTGGTCATACTGCTGTTCCTGGCGGTAAAGGAGATTAATAATTACACAGTAAAAGAGACCGTTAAGGTTATTCTTCTTACCTTTTTCTGTGCACTGATTGCAGCTTTATTGTTATTTATCCTGTATGTATTAGTGTCTCAGGTAAAAGATTTCGCACAGGCAATTTACGGAGAGGTGGTGTATCGGCTTGAATAG
- a CDS encoding DUF5696 domain-containing protein, whose translation MNRKIRKNKKQAVVLAACALLAVCSVSALLSKQIKAVSGSSDSVLHSTSYTASETLKLSDNSKVKSDYSESEQLTDEVIVSNPGNTLKGHQLIAENKKYQMYFKEEALSIIIRDKNTGAVMESIVEEDDGKSNASWQSFMKSGVVLQVLKGINIVPTTVDIRKAEKEVTLKEDGFLAKVSLKEYGIKFQLEVTLTEDGYTAEIPSDSIEETSEEYKIGEIYVYPFLGNTYLGERKGYMFIPDGNGALIYLEDNEGRFSSNFSQYVYGMNAGLDEAYTLSLLWGEYQSVNEAEKIMAPVFGMVHTDSEMGYLGIIESGDYSAKIEAYPNGAYTDYNWICSKFVLRQIYTQPTGNKEGSVVTRQAKRNEFDIRIHYRFVSGEKADYTGLALSYREYLLNAGELVKKEDDFKIRLDFLGIDKENWLIFKRNVTMTTVDNIRSMYQDLRAEGVTDIFTVYKGWQKGGINAVPITSYKADGDIGGTKELTKLIKESKEQGIDIYLAQDALRINPTLRNANFNIMKQITKRVYQENTYKDVFSSFRYLTPSRTAETLKTSAASYKKSEIKNLMLSGISNILFTYSNKGTVYSRVNTAGSYEAAVKELDTDFSLVLEKPFEFLWKYSDGINEMPAASSNYIFTDEEVPFLSIVFKGVLPMYSEYINFEANKQEFFLKLAEMGINPSFYITYEDPAGLQYTNSSDLYSSKYSVYKEYILSYYKELKEVHEKTEGAMITDHKQYANGLTVVTYDNGIRVYVNYSTTAAIQADGYEIDPMSFKVGEP comes from the coding sequence TTGAATAGAAAAATAAGAAAGAACAAAAAGCAGGCGGTTGTCTTAGCTGCTTGTGCACTGCTTGCAGTCTGCTCTGTCAGTGCCTTGCTTTCAAAGCAGATAAAAGCAGTATCAGGCAGTTCAGACAGCGTTTTGCATAGTACCTCCTATACTGCCAGTGAGACACTTAAACTTTCTGATAACAGCAAGGTCAAATCGGATTATTCGGAATCAGAACAGTTAACAGATGAGGTGATTGTGAGTAATCCCGGCAATACCTTAAAGGGCCATCAGCTGATAGCAGAAAATAAGAAGTATCAGATGTATTTCAAAGAAGAAGCATTGTCAATTATTATCCGCGATAAAAATACCGGTGCTGTTATGGAATCCATTGTGGAAGAGGATGACGGTAAAAGTAATGCCTCCTGGCAGTCCTTTATGAAATCCGGTGTAGTACTTCAGGTGTTAAAAGGAATAAATATTGTTCCTACTACCGTGGATATACGAAAGGCCGAGAAAGAGGTCACACTCAAGGAGGACGGTTTTCTTGCTAAAGTATCCTTAAAAGAGTATGGTATTAAATTCCAATTGGAAGTAACTCTTACAGAGGATGGTTATACGGCAGAAATTCCCTCTGATTCCATTGAAGAAACCTCGGAGGAGTATAAAATCGGTGAAATTTATGTTTACCCTTTCTTAGGTAATACCTATTTAGGGGAACGAAAGGGTTATATGTTCATCCCTGACGGAAACGGAGCATTAATTTATCTGGAGGATAATGAAGGCAGATTTTCCTCTAACTTCTCCCAGTATGTTTATGGTATGAATGCAGGGCTTGATGAAGCCTATACCTTATCCCTGCTTTGGGGCGAATATCAAAGCGTAAATGAAGCAGAAAAAATCATGGCACCGGTATTTGGTATGGTACATACGGATTCTGAGATGGGGTATCTGGGAATTATCGAAAGCGGTGACTACAGTGCCAAGATAGAAGCCTATCCAAATGGTGCTTACACGGATTATAACTGGATTTGTTCTAAATTCGTGCTGAGGCAGATATATACACAGCCTACCGGTAACAAAGAGGGCTCTGTGGTTACAAGACAGGCAAAACGAAATGAATTTGACATACGAATCCATTACCGTTTTGTATCCGGTGAGAAAGCTGATTATACCGGTCTGGCTTTAAGCTACAGAGAATATCTGCTGAATGCCGGCGAGCTTGTTAAAAAAGAAGATGATTTTAAGATAAGGCTGGATTTCCTGGGAATCGACAAAGAGAACTGGCTGATCTTCAAACGGAATGTCACGATGACGACGGTTGATAATATACGTTCCATGTATCAGGATTTAAGAGCGGAGGGTGTTACTGATATCTTTACTGTCTATAAAGGCTGGCAGAAAGGCGGAATCAATGCAGTACCGATTACTTCCTATAAAGCAGACGGCGATATCGGCGGAACGAAAGAGCTGACGAAGCTGATTAAGGAGTCCAAAGAGCAGGGCATCGATATCTATCTGGCACAGGATGCACTCAGGATTAACCCCACCCTGCGAAATGCCAACTTTAACATTATGAAACAGATTACCAAGAGGGTATACCAGGAAAATACCTATAAGGATGTATTTAGCAGTTTTCGTTATCTAACCCCTTCCCGTACAGCAGAGACTCTTAAAACATCCGCTGCTTCCTATAAGAAGAGTGAGATTAAGAATCTTATGTTAAGCGGTATCAGTAACATCCTGTTTACTTATTCAAATAAAGGAACGGTATATTCCAGAGTGAATACAGCCGGCAGTTATGAGGCCGCAGTAAAGGAACTGGATACGGACTTTAGCCTGGTACTGGAAAAACCTTTCGAGTTCCTGTGGAAATATTCGGACGGTATCAATGAGATGCCGGCAGCCTCCTCTAATTATATCTTTACCGATGAAGAGGTTCCTTTCCTGTCTATTGTATTTAAGGGCGTGCTGCCTATGTATTCGGAATACATCAACTTCGAGGCAAATAAGCAGGAATTTTTCTTGAAGCTCGCAGAGATGGGAATCAATCCGTCCTTTTACATAACCTATGAAGATCCGGCAGGGTTACAGTATACCAATTCCTCCGACTTATACAGCTCTAAGTACAGTGTATACAAGGAATATATCCTATCCTATTATAAAGAGCTGAAAGAAGTCCATGAAAAGACCGAGGGAGCTATGATAACGGATCACAAACAGTATGCCAATGGTCTGACAGTTGTTACCTATGACAACGGGATAAGGGTATATGTAAATTATAGTACAACCGCCGCAATCCAGGCAGATGGCTATGAAATAGATCCTATGTCTTTTAAGGTAGGTGAGCCGTAA
- a CDS encoding carbohydrate ABC transporter permease produces the protein MKKNRKSKLKRRESLMGYVFVAPWMIGALVFLIVPLIQSFYYSLQNVKITPKGRVFHFIKFQNYTDIFRLDPLFLEDLTGYLLDTLLSVPVIVVFSLIIAMLLNGKMKGKGLFRTIYFLPVIVVSGPVMAQLADQGAASIPAMNVSAITSILGDLLPNLLVEPIVGLFNNMIMVLWYSGVQILIFLAAIQKIDSTLYEAAKIDGGSGWECFWKITLPTIKPMILLNAVYTVIFLSNNEQNVIITSIYNDMFAINRGYGFASAKAWVYSLVVCLLVIFIALLLRNKKDNYITEVKKEKKRIQKIEKERRQLRNRQARRSKGLKREGSN, from the coding sequence ATGAAGAAGAACAGAAAAAGCAAATTAAAAAGAAGAGAGTCCCTCATGGGGTATGTATTTGTAGCACCCTGGATGATAGGAGCATTGGTCTTTCTGATTGTTCCTTTGATACAGTCCTTTTATTACAGTCTGCAAAATGTAAAAATTACTCCAAAGGGAAGAGTTTTTCACTTTATTAAATTTCAAAATTATACAGATATCTTTCGTTTGGACCCGCTATTCCTGGAAGATCTTACAGGATATCTGCTGGATACCCTGTTATCCGTACCGGTTATTGTAGTGTTCTCCTTGATTATAGCAATGCTGTTAAATGGAAAGATGAAAGGTAAGGGACTCTTTCGAACGATTTATTTCCTTCCAGTTATCGTAGTAAGCGGACCGGTTATGGCACAGCTGGCGGATCAGGGAGCTGCCAGCATCCCGGCCATGAATGTATCTGCTATTACCTCCATATTGGGAGACCTGCTGCCAAATTTACTGGTAGAACCCATAGTTGGGCTGTTTAACAACATGATTATGGTGCTTTGGTATTCCGGGGTGCAAATACTCATATTCCTGGCGGCCATTCAAAAGATTGACAGTACACTTTATGAAGCGGCTAAGATTGACGGTGGCTCCGGCTGGGAATGCTTCTGGAAGATAACCCTGCCGACAATCAAACCGATGATTCTGCTCAATGCAGTATATACCGTTATCTTTCTGTCCAATAACGAACAGAATGTAATTATTACCTCTATTTATAATGATATGTTTGCGATAAACAGAGGTTATGGCTTTGCATCTGCTAAAGCCTGGGTATATTCCCTGGTGGTTTGCCTTCTGGTAATTTTCATTGCACTATTATTAAGGAATAAAAAAGATAATTACATAACAGAAGTAAAAAAGGAAAAGAAACGTATTCAAAAGATTGAGAAGGAAAGACGTCAGTTAAGGAACAGACAGGCAAGACGCAGTAAAGGCTTAAAAAGGGAGGGAAGCAATTGA
- a CDS encoding carbohydrate ABC transporter permease translates to MKTNKTKLNDKVNFVAPKLNKDKLKKYMMGSKDRQGFLPMLIKYILLIGIGFVYLYPLLYMISTSLMSLDDLLDASIKWIPSQFYMGNYKNAFKVMNFWNSLKDSLILAGLPTLLQVATCAVIGYGFARFEFRGKKIMLAILIFSFILPAQVTMMPTYVLFTNLKLIGTLHAFNLPALLGQGIKAQIFILIFYQFFKQVPQALIEAAHIDGAGYFRSFFRISLPSAAPAILVVFLFSIVWYWNESYLTTLFISGKGTSSANAWTSLVVELKNFESIYEQYNQGSQQQLGNINESIKMAGTMLSILPLLLMYVFLQKYFVESIDRTGITGE, encoded by the coding sequence TTGAAAACGAATAAGACCAAACTGAATGATAAAGTTAATTTTGTGGCTCCCAAACTTAATAAGGATAAGCTGAAAAAGTATATGATGGGTTCCAAGGACAGACAGGGTTTTCTGCCCATGCTGATTAAATATATCCTGTTAATCGGTATTGGTTTTGTATATCTTTATCCTTTGCTATACATGATCAGCACCAGCCTGATGTCCCTGGATGATTTGCTGGATGCTTCGATTAAATGGATTCCTTCACAGTTTTATATGGGGAATTATAAGAATGCCTTTAAGGTTATGAATTTTTGGAATTCCCTTAAGGACAGTTTAATTCTTGCCGGATTGCCCACACTGCTGCAGGTTGCCACCTGTGCGGTGATAGGTTACGGTTTTGCAAGGTTTGAATTCAGAGGAAAGAAAATCATGCTGGCAATCCTGATATTTTCCTTTATATTGCCGGCACAGGTTACCATGATGCCTACCTATGTACTGTTTACCAATCTTAAATTGATTGGAACGCTCCATGCTTTTAATCTTCCGGCCTTACTGGGGCAGGGAATCAAAGCACAGATTTTTATCCTGATTTTTTATCAGTTCTTTAAACAAGTGCCTCAGGCATTAATAGAAGCTGCACATATCGACGGTGCCGGTTATTTCAGGTCTTTTTTCAGAATTTCCCTGCCGTCAGCAGCACCGGCTATACTTGTAGTATTTTTATTTTCCATAGTATGGTACTGGAATGAATCCTATTTGACAACGCTGTTTATATCCGGAAAGGGAACCAGCAGTGCCAATGCCTGGACCTCTCTTGTAGTAGAGCTTAAGAACTTTGAGAGTATCTATGAACAATATAATCAGGGTAGTCAGCAGCAATTGGGGAATATCAACGAATCCATAAAAATGGCAGGCACCATGTTAAGCATTCTGCCGCTGTTACTGATGTACGTCTTCCTGCAAAAGTATTTTGTAGAGAGTATCGACCGTACGGGAATTACAGGAGAATAA
- a CDS encoding extracellular solute-binding protein, with amino-acid sequence MQNMKKVLSLLLVLTMVISMAACSSGNKNTTGGKNGVEVSTNNGGNDAETTPAEGDGETAAAEKSLPPMTADEITLTYVSWENEVLTKHLAEQFMKKYPNIKVEVVTLALDGYNDSLLNLVATGQMPDAFWILGECDFAINNQLLGDMTEYWENDPEADNVLTTINDGKFGYYGTDKKWATPVKFFPEVVFANKTVFDKLNVEMPSTDWTWEDMVESIKKMTVPEQGMYGFNQYRTMVTWYPVASDDNVWGEFGWDGTKFDMTNWADGLNMQAELINGKYHAPAFDSDEAEAAFGDRTMWAAYSGKVAYQFDAWWTFNNLFATQEYLDLGLVYVPYNVPRAKGTTSSHSMGTLDFGGISSATEHPREAYELLKFMNWNEEGWMAKLDAYSTLTNADGTKLSMDALPITLSTAVWDKVRTFFPGADDAYGRGPYFDAFLANCKEPIPYGGTIIPGFGTFIAEGYAGAENEVLNNGVNAHDLAPDLTEKANAANAAAMEVLKAQ; translated from the coding sequence ATGCAAAACATGAAAAAGGTATTAAGTCTTTTACTTGTACTTACTATGGTTATTTCCATGGCTGCCTGCAGCTCAGGTAACAAAAATACCACTGGCGGAAAAAACGGTGTGGAAGTAAGTACAAACAATGGGGGAAACGATGCAGAAACTACACCGGCAGAAGGGGATGGTGAAACTGCAGCTGCTGAAAAATCCTTACCACCAATGACAGCTGATGAAATAACATTAACTTATGTATCCTGGGAGAATGAAGTTCTGACGAAACACCTGGCAGAACAGTTTATGAAGAAGTATCCCAATATCAAAGTAGAAGTTGTTACCCTCGCTTTGGATGGTTACAATGATTCCTTGTTAAATCTGGTAGCTACTGGTCAGATGCCTGATGCCTTCTGGATTTTAGGTGAGTGTGATTTCGCTATTAACAATCAGCTTTTAGGTGATATGACAGAGTATTGGGAGAACGATCCGGAAGCGGATAATGTCCTGACAACCATTAATGATGGAAAGTTTGGTTATTACGGAACGGATAAGAAATGGGCAACACCTGTTAAATTCTTCCCCGAAGTAGTATTTGCCAACAAGACAGTATTTGATAAATTAAATGTGGAAATGCCCTCTACTGACTGGACCTGGGAAGATATGGTTGAATCCATTAAGAAGATGACCGTTCCCGAGCAGGGAATGTACGGTTTTAACCAGTACAGAACCATGGTAACCTGGTATCCTGTTGCCTCTGATGACAATGTTTGGGGTGAGTTCGGATGGGACGGTACTAAATTTGATATGACAAACTGGGCTGACGGTCTTAACATGCAGGCTGAGCTTATAAATGGTAAATATCACGCACCTGCTTTTGATTCAGATGAAGCAGAAGCAGCTTTCGGTGACAGAACTATGTGGGCTGCTTACTCCGGTAAGGTTGCTTATCAGTTTGATGCATGGTGGACTTTCAATAATTTATTTGCTACCCAGGAATACTTAGATCTTGGTCTTGTATATGTTCCTTATAACGTACCCAGAGCAAAAGGAACTACAAGCAGCCATTCCATGGGAACTCTTGATTTTGGCGGAATTTCTTCTGCTACTGAACATCCAAGAGAAGCCTATGAGTTATTAAAATTCATGAACTGGAACGAAGAAGGCTGGATGGCGAAGCTGGATGCTTACAGTACACTGACTAATGCAGATGGCACAAAGCTTTCCATGGATGCTCTTCCAATTACTTTAAGTACTGCAGTTTGGGATAAAGTGAGAACCTTCTTCCCTGGAGCAGACGATGCTTATGGAAGAGGACCATATTTTGATGCTTTCCTTGCAAATTGCAAAGAACCGATACCTTATGGCGGAACAATTATTCCGGGATTTGGTACCTTTATTGCAGAAGGATATGCAGGTGCTGAGAATGAGGTATTAAACAATGGTGTGAATGCACATGACCTTGCACCGGATCTGACAGAAAAAGCAAATGCGGCAAATGCAGCTGCGATGGAAGTTCTTAAGGCACAATAA
- a CDS encoding zinc ribbon domain-containing protein, whose protein sequence is MFFIMGISQGEKRLSFHQTMVCKACGKFGRLEVFMTYTNFTLFFLPIFRWNVRYYATATCCGSVYLLDNDLGKKIAKGEAVTLTDEDLTNNVHQSKYGGDLHCSHCGYQCSADFTYCPKCGNRLL, encoded by the coding sequence ATGTTCTTTATTATGGGTATTTCACAGGGAGAAAAAAGACTGTCCTTTCATCAGACCATGGTCTGTAAAGCCTGCGGTAAATTTGGCCGGCTGGAGGTCTTTATGACTTATACGAACTTCACTTTATTCTTTCTTCCAATATTCCGCTGGAATGTCAGATATTATGCCACGGCAACCTGCTGTGGTTCCGTATACTTGCTGGACAATGATTTAGGGAAGAAAATTGCCAAAGGAGAAGCGGTTACCTTAACCGATGAAGACCTGACAAACAACGTACATCAAAGTAAATATGGCGGAGATTTGCACTGTTCACACTGTGGATATCAATGCAGTGCTGATTTTACATATTGTCCGAAATGCGGTAACAGACTTCTATAA